TGTGTCCCCTGGAGATGGTGGTAAGGTACTGCTGGATTACTGCGGAGGGTTTTCCCATTCCGGCCACCTCCCCGTTCCTGAGCCACAAGCAGGAGGTGCACTGGCGGGCCATGACGTCCATGTTGTGGCTGACCAGCAGGATGGTGCGGCCCTGGCGGGCCACGGTGTCCATCTTGCCCAGGCATTTGTTCTGGAAGGCCACGTCGCCGACGGCCAGCACTTCGTCGACCAGGAGGATCTCGGTGGCCAGATGGGCGGCGACGGCGAAGGCCAGGCGGACGTACATACCGCTGGAGTAGTGTTTGACCGGGGTGTCGACGAACTTCTCCACTTCGGAGAAGGCGACGATCTCGTCGAAGCGGGCATCGATCTCGGCCTTGCGCATGCCGAGCATGGCCCCGTTGAGATAGACGTTCTCGCGGCCGGTGAGTTCGCGGTGGAAGCCGGTTCCGACCTCGAGGAGGCTGGCCAGCCGGCCGTGAACGCGGGCCCGGCCGCCGGTCGGGTCGGTGATTCGGGAGAGGATCTTGAGCAGGGTGCTCTTGCCGGCCCCGTTGGGTCCGATGATCCCGAGCACCTCGCCGGGCTGGACCTGGAAGGACACATCCTTGAGGGCCCAGAATCGGCGATCCTCGGCCGGCGGTTTGCCCTTTGCCCGCAGGCGACGGAACGGATACCTCACCGCATTGGCCAGCACGGTGTTGAGGCGGCGGTCGCGGCGTTTGCGGGCCCCGAGCTTGTACTGCTTGGACAAGCGCTCAACGATGATGGCCGGTTGGCTCATGCGACTCCCTTTGCCAGTCGGGTCCACGGCCCCGACGCGCCTCTATGCCACGTCCACGAAGTGCCTCTCCGTCCGATAGAAGAAGTACAAACCGAACAGGAAAACACCTACAGCGATCACCGCCGAGAAGCTCAGGGACAGCCAGTTGAACGGCTGGTTCAGCAAGGCCGAACGATACGCATCGATGATCCCGGTCATGGGGTTGACCATGAGCAGCCAGCGGAGCTTGCCGGGCACGAGGTCGGCCGGGTAGATCACCGGACTGACGTACATCCATGCGCCCATCAGGGAGCCGATGACGAAGCGGACATCGTGGTACATGACGGTCAGGCCGGCGAGGAGGTAGCCGATGCCGAGGGCGGTGATGACGGTGAGCAAGACCAGGACGGGCAGGAGCATCACAGACGCCCCGGGCAAGTAGCCGTAGCCGAGCATCATGCAGCCGTAGATCAGGAAGCTGATGGCCAGGCTGGTGAGTTCGGCGAAGACACTCGAGGTTGGCAGGATCACGCGGGGAAAGTAGACCTTGGACAGCAAGTGGGCGTTGTTGAGCAGGCTGCCGGTGGCTCCGAGCACGGCGGCGGAGAAGAAGGTCCAGGGGAGCAACCCGGCATAGAGGAAGAGGGGGTAGGGTGCGCCCTGGGAGGGCATTCCGGCCAGCTTGCCGAAGACGAAGGAGAAGACGACCAAGTTGGCCAGGGGCCGGAGCACGGCCCAGGCTGGTCCGAGGACGGTCTGTTTGTACTGGACTTTGATGTCCCGCCAGACCAGGAAGTAGAGCAGCTCGTGGAAGCGAAGGAGCTCCTTGAAGTCGACGGCCTGCCAGCCGAAGCGGGGGCGGATGTCGAGGGTCGGAAGGCTGGCCGGGGTGGTCGCCGCGTCGGGGGTCGGGGGCAGGGTTGAGGCCGCCCCGGCATGGCCGGTCGCGAAGTCCAAAGGTATCGTACTCATTGCGGCGCTGTTCCTCGCGGCCCGTGGATAGGTCATAAGATCATTATTAATAAGATCTTACAATCTATACAGCCTTGTTTCATCGTTCCGGCGGCAGACCATCCGCGTGGAGCGGTTCGATGGACCTACTCGTTTATCGGAGGTGCGGAGGGCGCGGATTAGTTACAGATCGTTGTCATGGCGTAGTTACAGGTCGTCGTCGTAGAGCATGTCGGGCACGCCGTCGTCCTTGAGGGCGGTGGAGCGGAGGCGTTCGGCCTCGGCTTCTTTCATGGCCTGCCACTGCTCGGGGGTGATGACGATTTCGCGGGCCTGGCTGCCCTTGTATTCGCCGACGATGCCGGCGGCGGCCATTTCCTCGATGAGGCGGCTGGCCCGGGAGTAGCCCACGGCCAAGCGGCGTTGGAGGAGGCTCACGCTGCCGCGTTTGGTTTCCAGGACGATCTCGACGGCCTTGTCGAAGAATTCGTCGCGTGGCCCGTCGGTGCTGATTTCCTGGTTGCGGAGCTGGATGAGTTCGGGGTGGAACTCGGGGGCGCCGCGTTCCTTGAGGAAGTTGATGACGGACTTGAGTTCGGCGTCTTCGAGGTAGGTGCCCTGGGCGCGCATGAGTTTGGAAGATCCTGGTGGCAGGTAGAGCATATCGCCCTGACCCATGAGGACCTCGGCCCCGTTCTGGTCGAGGACGATGCGGGAGTCCATTCGTGATGCGACGCGGAACGCGATCCGGCAGGGCAGGTTGCTCTTGATGAGGCCGGTGACGATCTTGGCTTCCGGCCGCTGGGTGGCCACGATGATGTGGATGCCGACTGCCCGGCTCTTCTGGGCCAAGCGGGAGAGATGGAGCTCGACCTCTTTGGCCGAGAGCATCATCATGTCGGCCAATTCGTCGATGATGATGATGATGTAGGGGAGGTGTGAAGGGATCTGGGCCTCTTCCTCGGGGGTGGTTGGCTGGAACCGCTCGCGTTTTTCCTCTTTGGTGAGCCGGTTGTAGGCGGCGATATTGCGGACGCCGGCCTCGGCCAGGAGGGCGTAGCGTTCATCCATTTTGACCGTGGCCCACTCCAGGATCTTCTCGGCGCGTTCCATCTCGGTCACGATGGGGCACATCAGGTGGGGCACTTCGCGGAACATGCTCATTTCGACCATCTTGGGGTCGACGAGGATGAGTTTGA
The window above is part of the Phycisphaerae bacterium genome. Proteins encoded here:
- a CDS encoding ABC transporter ATP-binding protein; this encodes MSQPAIIVERLSKQYKLGARKRRDRRLNTVLANAVRYPFRRLRAKGKPPAEDRRFWALKDVSFQVQPGEVLGIIGPNGAGKSTLLKILSRITDPTGGRARVHGRLASLLEVGTGFHRELTGRENVYLNGAMLGMRKAEIDARFDEIVAFSEVEKFVDTPVKHYSSGMYVRLAFAVAAHLATEILLVDEVLAVGDVAFQNKCLGKMDTVARQGRTILLVSHNMDVMARQCTSCLWLRNGEVAGMGKPSAVIQQYLTTISRGHSEWKCSDRDLDPAKLVQITGVRLIGRDGSCTPTVPFGPPLAVEIDSIVRRPVYGATFNLTLKNAMDVAVFVSAEQDCPGSVPLVRRPGRCRTLCHLPGDVWKPGYYDIAVGVHQESSRVLDRVEDAIRFEVSPVNSPGADGRRGVISPALQWESHELDAARQGAA
- a CDS encoding ABC transporter permease → MSTIPLDFATGHAGAASTLPPTPDAATTPASLPTLDIRPRFGWQAVDFKELLRFHELLYFLVWRDIKVQYKQTVLGPAWAVLRPLANLVVFSFVFGKLAGMPSQGAPYPLFLYAGLLPWTFFSAAVLGATGSLLNNAHLLSKVYFPRVILPTSSVFAELTSLAISFLIYGCMMLGYGYLPGASVMLLPVLVLLTVITALGIGYLLAGLTVMYHDVRFVIGSLMGAWMYVSPVIYPADLVPGKLRWLLMVNPMTGIIDAYRSALLNQPFNWLSLSFSAVIAVGVFLFGLYFFYRTERHFVDVA